Proteins encoded in a region of the Paenibacillus pedocola genome:
- a CDS encoding ABC-F family ATP-binding cassette domain-containing protein — protein sequence MIKVDNLSFAFPQKELYKNISFTLEEAQHCAFIGTSGSGKSTLIDILMDPERYLYEGRLEIDPTCTIGYVSQFSQPDKSQETTVFEYIGEKFIKIQNEINSILTEMETATDIDPLLEKYQLALDAFDALGGDDYESSINKKLNLANLMKLKDVKVSDLSGGEFKLIQVMKEMLNSPDLMIMDEPDVFLDFENLNALKHLINSHKGILLVVTHNRYLLNHCFNKIIHLENMEIQEFDGRYIEYNFSLLQTKIELQELAVAEEEEIKRNDNIIDNLRAIATYNSEASRGKALKARVKFQERLEARRIKAPFVDIKQPDISFGVDHEIEDTVVINVNDYSIAFDELLLENVNFEIKSTDKVALIGPNGTGKTTLLREIFKNNHDSIEINADVKVAYLSQLQGEMLKDSNTILEELIDAGFTTYDEIRSYLSNYGFEGEIVNQKIESLSGGEKNMLQLAKVAASKANVLLLDEPTSHLDTYTQIALEKAIGDYKGAILMISHDFYSVVNGMDYVLIIDDKTIRKMSMRKFRKMIYASHFDKDYLETEQQKKSVETKIEVALKNTDFELAKVLVEELEELIKLL from the coding sequence ATGATAAAAGTTGATAACTTATCCTTCGCATTTCCGCAAAAAGAGCTATATAAAAACATTTCATTTACACTTGAAGAGGCACAACATTGCGCTTTTATTGGGACAAGTGGCAGTGGGAAAAGTACACTGATCGATATACTGATGGACCCGGAAAGATATTTGTACGAAGGCAGATTAGAGATAGACCCAACTTGCACAATTGGGTATGTAAGTCAGTTCTCACAACCAGACAAATCTCAAGAAACAACCGTCTTTGAATATATCGGCGAAAAGTTTATTAAGATTCAAAATGAAATAAACTCTATTCTCACTGAAATGGAGACAGCCACAGATATTGATCCGTTGCTTGAGAAGTATCAATTAGCTTTAGACGCATTTGATGCCCTGGGCGGGGATGATTACGAAAGCAGCATTAATAAGAAATTAAATCTGGCAAACCTCATGAAGCTAAAAGATGTTAAGGTATCTGACCTGAGTGGCGGGGAGTTCAAACTTATTCAGGTGATGAAGGAAATGCTTAATAGTCCGGACTTAATGATTATGGACGAACCCGATGTATTTTTGGACTTTGAAAACCTAAATGCGCTTAAACATCTAATTAATTCCCACAAAGGAATACTGCTGGTTGTTACGCACAACCGTTATTTATTGAATCATTGTTTCAACAAAATCATTCACCTTGAAAACATGGAGATCCAAGAGTTTGACGGGCGGTATATTGAATATAACTTCTCCTTACTCCAAACTAAAATTGAGCTGCAAGAGCTCGCAGTCGCTGAAGAGGAAGAAATTAAGAGAAACGACAATATCATCGATAATCTTAGAGCTATCGCAACTTATAATTCGGAAGCATCCAGAGGGAAAGCATTAAAAGCCAGAGTTAAATTTCAGGAAAGATTGGAAGCGCGCAGAATTAAAGCACCCTTCGTAGATATTAAGCAACCGGATATCAGTTTCGGTGTGGATCATGAAATTGAAGACACCGTTGTTATAAATGTTAATGATTATAGTATTGCTTTTGATGAGCTGCTTTTAGAAAATGTTAACTTTGAGATCAAATCTACGGATAAAGTAGCCCTTATCGGTCCAAACGGCACCGGGAAAACGACTTTACTCCGGGAGATCTTTAAAAATAATCATGATTCCATTGAAATCAATGCTGATGTTAAAGTGGCTTATTTGTCTCAGCTTCAAGGCGAAATGCTAAAAGATTCCAATACTATTCTTGAGGAATTGATTGATGCCGGGTTTACAACTTATGATGAGATTAGATCGTATCTTTCAAACTATGGCTTTGAAGGAGAAATCGTTAATCAAAAGATAGAATCTTTATCTGGCGGAGAAAAAAACATGCTTCAATTGGCTAAAGTTGCTGCCAGCAAAGCAAACGTATTGCTTCTTGATGAACCGACAAGCCATTTAGACACCTATACACAAATAGCACTGGAGAAAGCCATTGGGGACTATAAAGGCGCGATTCTCATGATTTCTCATGATTTCTATTCTGTGGTAAATGGTATGGACTATGTTCTAATCATTGACGATAAGACGATTAGAAAAATGAGTATGCGGAAATTTAGAAAGATGATTTATGCCAGTCATTTTGATAAGGACTATTTAGAAACGGAACAACAGAAAAAATCAGTCGAAACAAAAATAGAAGTGGCTTTAAAAAATACTGATTTTGAACTAGCTAAAGTATTGGTTGAAGAGCTAGAAGAGCTGATTAAGCTGCTTTAA
- a CDS encoding MATE family efflux transporter — MNNQFGKDLTTGSIPKHLIQFALPILIGNLVSTGYSVINTIWVGKLLGKDAVAAIALSFPIFLAMVALCSGATLATSILVSKAYGAKDNDMIQKTVNNSWAIATVLILIVTLGGLLLSETMLRIIGTPEDIMQLATGYLKISFLSFAGLYISYLISSVLRGIGDTVIPLIFIIVSTVINAVLDPLLIMGIGSIPRLGLNGAALASFISSGAATIMGFIYVKYKYKKEPINPSSFLFERKTIMEILKIGLPSFIQQMLVSMGYAFMTIFVIRFSAASIAAFGIASRIDSIVAMPAIAMMMAASTLTAQNIGAGKSERIKDIFKWGIIINIPVIAAISVLCVSFPGTIMRIFVDEADVIQTGIGYLRIVGVGYLFMIIFYVSNGVITGAGNAISIMVISFISLCVVRIPLAGLLSHTSMGIHGIWFAIVISFAVTTINSLWYYFSGRWKKDVFISKKRNHID; from the coding sequence TTGAATAATCAGTTTGGAAAAGATTTAACCACGGGCAGCATACCGAAACACCTGATTCAATTTGCATTGCCTATACTCATCGGCAATCTGGTATCTACCGGCTACAGCGTCATCAATACCATATGGGTAGGGAAACTGCTTGGCAAAGACGCTGTAGCTGCAATTGCATTGAGCTTCCCGATTTTTCTTGCGATGGTTGCACTCTGCTCAGGTGCAACCCTTGCAACTTCCATATTGGTTTCCAAAGCATATGGAGCGAAAGACAATGATATGATTCAAAAAACCGTAAATAATTCTTGGGCAATTGCTACTGTGTTGATTCTGATTGTAACTTTAGGTGGGCTGCTGTTATCCGAAACTATGCTCAGAATTATCGGGACACCTGAAGATATCATGCAGCTTGCAACAGGATACTTGAAAATAAGTTTTTTGAGTTTTGCAGGCCTCTATATATCCTATTTAATTTCTTCAGTTTTAAGGGGAATCGGGGATACGGTTATCCCTTTAATATTTATTATTGTATCTACAGTTATAAATGCAGTGCTTGACCCTCTCCTTATTATGGGCATTGGATCAATACCAAGATTGGGACTTAATGGTGCAGCTCTTGCCTCATTCATTTCCTCTGGGGCAGCTACGATCATGGGATTCATCTATGTGAAGTATAAATATAAGAAGGAACCGATAAACCCTTCAAGTTTTTTATTTGAGAGAAAAACAATTATGGAAATATTGAAGATAGGATTACCTTCATTTATACAGCAAATGCTTGTTTCTATGGGGTATGCGTTTATGACTATTTTTGTAATCCGTTTTAGCGCAGCTTCTATTGCGGCTTTTGGGATTGCCAGCAGGATAGATTCGATTGTTGCAATGCCTGCGATAGCGATGATGATGGCAGCCTCCACGTTAACCGCTCAAAACATTGGAGCAGGAAAGTCAGAACGAATCAAGGATATATTTAAGTGGGGAATTATTATTAATATACCGGTGATTGCTGCAATTTCTGTCTTATGTGTCAGCTTTCCCGGAACGATCATGCGCATATTTGTAGATGAGGCTGATGTCATACAAACAGGGATAGGGTATTTAAGGATTGTAGGAGTAGGATATCTATTCATGATCATATTCTATGTGTCTAATGGAGTCATAACCGGAGCAGGTAATGCTATTTCTATAATGGTCATTTCGTTTATCTCACTTTGTGTAGTAAGGATTCCGCTTGCAGGCTTGCTATCGCATACTAGTATGGGGATACACGGTATTTGGTTCGCCATCGTTATTAGCTTTGCTGTAACCACGATAAATAGTCTTTGGTATTATTTTTCAGGAAGATGGAAAAAAGATGTATTTATAAGCAAAAAACGTAACCATATAGATTGA
- a CDS encoding sensor histidine kinase has protein sequence MRIKFNIFQKMLILLLILLTPVVALYYYSTSKSINVIQEELIKASLNRMELFVAQMDASIEKFDLASAPMLVDTNVLEYLYNHEMSDYSLMKTRLLIQEKLSLASASGNWRNDVTVYFPQRGDSISSSPSYEYDLEEFDSRFSLGWSYSEDLEIGSGFTRTYVTTGYKPARPDDLDVAVRINLYKWSFENLLDTYKSDHSDNPFFYKAGHAIIASRSAKGPEMEQIATDLGDRVHSRDSGFLIHSYGGRPYLITYYYSNLLEWHLIDSVPLDQIIGPIRQQRILFGASSVILLLTGITAASALYWNVHRPIFHLVRAVQRIKGGDYAYRLPAKSNNEFTFLMQNFNEMATQIQDLIENDLRSRILARDATLKQLQAQIHPHFLYNCLGFIINMTKMGKKRAVMDMAYHLADYYRYTTRMDNQGVSLEEELAFVRIHLEIIRLRNETLTYSIGLPEELAELRIPRLLVQPLVENAVVHGLENVDYPGRVEVSVCVKDGWLSLEVEDNGKGLNREQTDRLYRELDIPAGEYTGCGLWNVYQRLQGNFGPDAEIVLSQSRLGGLCVKLHWRLGTQEETKEEAV, from the coding sequence GTGCGAATCAAATTCAACATCTTTCAGAAAATGCTGATCTTACTGCTAATTCTGCTGACACCGGTCGTGGCGCTGTATTATTATTCTACTTCCAAGAGCATCAACGTCATACAGGAGGAGCTTATTAAAGCGAGCCTCAACCGGATGGAGCTATTCGTGGCGCAAATGGATGCCAGTATCGAGAAGTTCGATTTGGCCTCCGCCCCTATGCTCGTTGACACAAATGTGCTGGAATATCTGTACAACCATGAGATGAGCGATTATTCCTTAATGAAAACAAGGCTGCTGATTCAGGAGAAGCTGTCGCTGGCCAGCGCTTCGGGTAACTGGCGTAATGACGTGACTGTCTATTTCCCGCAACGGGGCGACAGTATTTCTTCTTCCCCCTCCTATGAGTATGATCTTGAAGAGTTCGATAGCCGGTTCTCGCTGGGGTGGAGCTACAGCGAAGATTTGGAGATTGGCTCCGGCTTTACCCGGACCTATGTCACCACAGGATACAAACCGGCCCGTCCGGACGATCTGGATGTTGCTGTCCGCATCAACCTCTACAAGTGGAGCTTCGAGAATCTGCTCGACACCTACAAGTCTGACCACTCCGACAATCCGTTTTTTTACAAAGCCGGGCACGCTATCATCGCCAGCCGGTCCGCGAAAGGCCCTGAAATGGAGCAAATCGCCACAGATCTGGGCGACAGGGTGCACAGCCGGGATTCAGGCTTCCTGATCCATTCGTATGGCGGCAGGCCGTATCTGATTACCTATTATTATTCCAATCTCCTGGAATGGCATCTGATCGATTCCGTTCCGCTTGACCAGATCATTGGACCTATCAGACAGCAGAGGATATTGTTTGGAGCGTCTTCGGTCATTCTCCTCCTGACCGGTATCACCGCCGCGTCTGCCCTGTACTGGAACGTACACCGGCCTATCTTCCATCTTGTACGCGCCGTTCAGCGGATCAAGGGAGGCGATTACGCCTACCGTCTCCCGGCGAAATCGAACAATGAATTCACCTTCCTTATGCAGAACTTCAACGAGATGGCAACGCAGATCCAGGATCTCATCGAGAATGATCTGAGATCGCGTATTCTGGCGCGCGATGCCACGCTGAAGCAGCTGCAGGCGCAGATCCATCCTCATTTTCTATACAATTGCCTGGGATTCATCATTAATATGACCAAAATGGGTAAGAAACGGGCTGTCATGGATATGGCGTATCATCTGGCCGATTATTACCGGTATACGACACGAATGGACAATCAGGGAGTCAGCCTGGAGGAAGAATTGGCCTTTGTCCGCATCCACCTTGAGATTATCCGGCTTCGCAATGAGACGCTGACCTACAGCATCGGACTGCCGGAGGAACTGGCGGAGCTGAGAATTCCCCGGCTGCTGGTCCAGCCGCTTGTGGAGAATGCGGTCGTGCATGGACTTGAGAATGTCGATTACCCGGGCCGGGTAGAAGTTAGCGTCTGCGTCAAGGATGGCTGGTTAAGCCTGGAAGTGGAGGATAACGGCAAAGGGCTGAACCGGGAGCAGACCGACCGGCTGTACAGGGAGCTGGATATTCCCGCCGGCGAATATACCGGCTGCGGCCTATGGAACGTGTACCAGCGATTGCAAGGCAACTTCGGCCCGGATGCCGAAATTGTGCTTAGTCAATCCAGGCTAGGCGGCCTATGCGTGAAACTCCACTGGAGGCTGGGGACGCAAGAAGAAACGAAGGAGGAAGCGGTATGA
- a CDS encoding acetyltransferase has product MIIQIVPYQEDYHDKLMDIWYQAVCLTHTFLTEEDIKFYYEMLQNGALNQVEIWLALNENNEPSGFIGLDGKKIEMLFVHPQYHRTGVGSRLIHHAVKIKGIHIQLDVNEQNENAYTFYKQMGFVQIGRSELDHSGRPFPLLHLILKSQ; this is encoded by the coding sequence ATGATAATTCAAATTGTCCCTTATCAAGAAGACTATCATGACAAGTTGATGGATATTTGGTACCAAGCCGTGTGTCTTACACATACATTTTTAACTGAAGAGGATATTAAGTTTTACTATGAAATGCTTCAAAACGGAGCACTGAACCAAGTTGAGATTTGGTTGGCACTAAACGAAAACAATGAGCCATCCGGATTCATTGGGCTTGATGGAAAAAAGATAGAGATGTTATTCGTACATCCTCAATATCATAGAACGGGTGTAGGGAGTCGGCTAATACATCATGCAGTAAAAATCAAAGGCATTCATATACAATTGGATGTAAATGAGCAAAATGAAAATGCGTACACATTCTACAAACAAATGGGTTTTGTGCAGATCGGAAGATCGGAACTAGACCATTCAGGACGACCTTTTCCTTTGCTTCATTTAATATTAAAAAGTCAGTGA
- a CDS encoding copper amine oxidase N-terminal domain-containing protein — translation MKMKSRFVMLGLAALLAVGSSAGIDSKPAQAASKTYPALLKINDYYVLYTSPKAPYVDKQSRIMIPLRSISELIGAKVSYDTKSKTATIVLNGKTIQFTIGSKTVTVDGSPVQMDTVPVLDKNSIFIPVSVLSKYLGIKSSTDPQTKIYSMTGDNLMQTDMIKYTLEDTETGAKIVPPGKIVSNKAFAPVSYTYDDKKDSFTVKAKNITGADVPKGEADVAAYMLTDAGVQFLNPKRERPAVKKDGIVTESIQNGAIGEEVNYLLVKGRLLDR, via the coding sequence ATGAAAATGAAATCGAGGTTTGTAATGCTCGGACTTGCGGCGCTGTTGGCAGTAGGAAGTTCCGCGGGGATTGATTCGAAACCGGCTCAAGCAGCGTCAAAGACGTATCCAGCCCTGCTTAAGATCAACGATTATTACGTGCTCTACACGTCGCCGAAGGCACCGTACGTAGATAAGCAGTCGCGCATCATGATTCCGCTACGCTCGATCAGTGAATTAATCGGGGCAAAGGTGAGCTACGACACCAAGTCCAAAACGGCGACAATCGTGCTAAACGGGAAGACTATTCAATTTACGATTGGCTCCAAGACGGTTACGGTCGACGGCAGCCCCGTACAGATGGATACGGTGCCGGTATTGGACAAGAATTCGATCTTTATCCCGGTCAGCGTGCTGTCTAAATATCTGGGCATCAAGAGCAGCACGGATCCGCAGACAAAGATCTATTCGATGACAGGCGACAACCTGATGCAGACAGATATGATCAAATACACGCTAGAAGATACCGAGACCGGCGCGAAGATCGTGCCTCCCGGCAAGATTGTGAGCAACAAGGCCTTCGCTCCCGTCTCCTATACGTACGACGATAAAAAGGACAGCTTCACCGTCAAAGCCAAGAACATCACGGGCGCCGATGTGCCAAAGGGAGAGGCAGACGTGGCGGCCTACATGCTTACCGACGCAGGCGTTCAATTCCTGAATCCGAAGCGGGAACGGCCGGCCGTCAAAAAGGACGGTATCGTCACGGAGAGCATCCAGAACGGGGCGATCGGCGAAGAAGTGAATTACCTGCTCGTTAAAGGACGATTACTGGATCGCTGA
- a CDS encoding MBL fold metallo-hydrolase gives MHGCHQLSIEVKTYGESQVITPVLLHDGDECILVDCGYPDSIPQLKQAMAQIGYPLERITRIIATHHDIDHIGSLGALKRLLPDAVIIAHEIEVPYLEGTLKSQRQEQAESTLPVLPREAVPAAEQFIALLASIEKVAVDHKVRHGDVLPWCGDPEVIHTPGHMSGHISLYLPASKTMIAGDAVVIEDGELHIANPQYTLDLEEAIASVRRLMSYEIDHLICYHGGSFQGNVQDALRALVKRYSTTKRTHKEAE, from the coding sequence ATGCACGGCTGTCATCAATTGTCGATCGAAGTAAAAACTTACGGCGAGAGTCAAGTCATTACGCCTGTACTACTGCACGACGGGGATGAATGTATCCTTGTCGATTGTGGGTATCCCGATTCCATTCCCCAACTCAAACAAGCGATGGCGCAGATTGGATACCCACTGGAACGCATTACGAGAATCATAGCGACACATCATGACATTGACCACATTGGGTCACTTGGGGCTTTAAAGCGGTTGTTACCTGACGCCGTCATTATCGCGCATGAAATTGAAGTCCCGTATCTTGAGGGGACGCTGAAATCTCAACGACAAGAGCAAGCAGAGTCAACGCTGCCTGTCTTGCCTCGGGAAGCGGTGCCTGCTGCAGAACAATTCATTGCGTTGCTCGCATCCATTGAGAAAGTCGCAGTCGATCATAAAGTTCGTCATGGCGATGTTCTACCGTGGTGCGGCGACCCCGAGGTGATTCACACGCCGGGGCATATGTCGGGGCATATCTCGCTCTATCTGCCTGCTAGCAAGACGATGATTGCGGGTGATGCCGTTGTCATCGAGGATGGCGAACTTCATATTGCCAATCCGCAATATACCTTAGACCTGGAAGAAGCGATAGCTTCAGTACGAAGGCTCATGTCTTATGAGATCGATCATTTAATCTGTTACCATGGCGGATCCTTTCAAGGGAATGTACAGGATGCTTTGCGAGCTTTGGTAAAACGCTATTCGACTACGAAACGAACCCATAAAGAAGCAGAATGA
- a CDS encoding TetR/AcrR family transcriptional regulator has protein sequence MYKTSKETQDRKDAKRQYILDTSAKVFANRGYHNTTVKDIVEEASISVGSFYFYFKGKEELFTELYLNIVKAFQDTAQKVLDIENYNLAKNFTRVISANLWMYQSNRELARIMLIEAVGLNPEFEKKRSDSVRESCRTMEGWFKRFKVHNPVNIPDERIAALAFESSFYYLILDWLEGDEAVKLTDSSYGLSIYNLQALKVTFEDEDIKMYIKEVLDELNRVQNP, from the coding sequence GTGTATAAAACTTCAAAAGAGACTCAGGACCGTAAGGATGCCAAACGCCAATATATATTGGACACATCAGCAAAAGTCTTTGCTAATAGGGGATATCATAATACGACAGTAAAAGACATTGTTGAAGAGGCAAGTATTTCTGTGGGAAGCTTCTACTTTTATTTTAAAGGTAAGGAGGAACTGTTTACCGAGCTTTACCTCAATATTGTAAAGGCTTTTCAAGATACTGCTCAGAAGGTTTTAGATATAGAAAACTATAATCTTGCAAAGAATTTTACACGTGTGATTTCAGCTAATCTTTGGATGTATCAAAGCAACCGGGAATTGGCAAGGATTATGTTGATTGAAGCTGTAGGCCTTAATCCTGAATTTGAGAAAAAAAGGTCTGATAGCGTAAGGGAGTCTTGTAGGACAATGGAAGGATGGTTTAAGAGGTTTAAAGTTCATAACCCCGTAAATATTCCGGACGAAAGAATAGCAGCACTTGCTTTTGAAAGTTCTTTTTACTATCTGATCCTTGATTGGTTAGAGGGTGACGAAGCAGTTAAACTTACAGATTCGTCCTATGGATTGTCAATATATAATCTGCAAGCATTGAAGGTGACCTTTGAAGATGAAGATATCAAAATGTATATCAAGGAAGTATTGGATGAATTAAACCGGGTTCAAAATCCCTAA
- a CDS encoding response regulator, protein MKSLLVVDDEKHYADSLADTVPWTTLGISRVLKAYSAGEALALMESLPVDILMTDIRMPRMNGLELIEQARQRIPGLKCLLLTGYADFDYARKAIELQALDYLMKPVKDEQLLAAMGRIVKQLEQERSIEQGFRIYRDNCTELKAGLLLKVLSGTLNVKVLAEKLKLFDLPIPIPGSVLLCLVRLGPPFDSQDLYSQSLIRFAVTNMLEELLMDRYDCWPAADDEENLLVLVYDLSGAPPDAEWVHERLDRLRQEARNLLKGEITVGESGCLFPEGMQASYMIAKSHLANSGRSSIQVPGRNEEELRLMRKLYEAPLLTHLLETEQWEEAEAKIRAFVSPLLHTGSPDLMRDVFFFLSNSFQYIANRSGRTLAQMLTPEQSAFVKGRAMLHASQLENWALNALRTLHEKLGEETEDHSKAVVRKTQAYIRKELDKDLSLTLLAKRVFVHPNHLSKLFKQCTDSTVSQYIYEQRMLKACDLLKHTEHKIYHIGESIGYPNTNWFIRKFRDYYQMTPQEFRDRYRLGME, encoded by the coding sequence ATGAAAAGCCTGCTTGTAGTGGATGACGAGAAGCATTATGCGGACAGTCTGGCGGATACGGTTCCATGGACTACACTCGGGATCTCCCGGGTGCTGAAGGCTTACAGCGCGGGCGAGGCGCTGGCCCTCATGGAATCACTGCCGGTAGATATTCTCATGACGGATATCCGTATGCCGCGTATGAACGGTCTCGAGCTGATCGAGCAGGCCAGGCAGCGCATTCCGGGGCTGAAATGCCTGCTGCTCACAGGGTATGCGGACTTCGATTATGCCCGCAAAGCTATTGAGCTGCAAGCGCTCGATTACCTGATGAAGCCGGTCAAGGACGAACAATTACTAGCGGCAATGGGCCGGATCGTTAAGCAGCTGGAGCAGGAGCGGTCGATCGAACAGGGCTTCCGTATCTACCGGGACAATTGCACAGAGCTGAAGGCAGGGCTATTGCTCAAGGTGTTAAGCGGCACGCTGAACGTCAAGGTGCTTGCGGAGAAGCTGAAGCTGTTCGACCTTCCGATTCCGATACCAGGCTCTGTCTTGCTGTGCCTCGTCCGCCTGGGTCCGCCCTTCGACAGTCAGGATCTGTATTCGCAGTCCCTGATCCGGTTCGCGGTGACGAACATGCTGGAAGAACTGCTGATGGACAGATATGACTGCTGGCCGGCTGCGGACGATGAAGAAAACCTGCTCGTTCTGGTGTACGACCTGTCGGGGGCCCCGCCGGATGCGGAATGGGTGCATGAGCGGTTAGACCGTTTAAGGCAAGAAGCACGAAACTTGCTTAAAGGCGAGATAACAGTAGGAGAATCCGGCTGTCTCTTCCCGGAAGGGATGCAAGCCAGTTATATGATAGCCAAATCGCACCTGGCTAATAGCGGCCGGTCGTCCATACAGGTACCGGGAAGGAACGAGGAGGAATTGCGTCTTATGCGCAAGCTCTACGAAGCGCCGCTTCTGACGCATCTTTTGGAAACGGAGCAATGGGAAGAGGCGGAAGCCAAGATCCGCGCGTTCGTCTCTCCCTTGCTGCATACAGGTTCACCCGATCTGATGCGCGACGTTTTTTTCTTTCTGTCGAATAGCTTCCAGTATATTGCGAATCGCAGCGGCAGGACGCTGGCCCAGATGCTCACTCCGGAGCAATCCGCCTTTGTTAAGGGGAGAGCCATGCTGCATGCGTCACAGCTGGAGAACTGGGCACTGAACGCACTGCGCACGCTTCATGAGAAGCTGGGAGAGGAGACCGAGGACCACAGCAAGGCTGTTGTCCGTAAGACGCAAGCTTACATCCGGAAGGAACTGGACAAGGACTTGTCACTTACTTTGCTGGCTAAACGGGTCTTCGTACATCCTAACCATCTCTCTAAGCTCTTTAAGCAATGTACGGACAGTACTGTATCCCAATATATTTACGAGCAGCGCATGCTCAAGGCCTGCGATTTGCTGAAGCATACGGAACATAAAATCTATCATATTGGAGAAAGTATCGGCTATCCCAATACCAACTGGTTTATCCGGAAATTCCGTGACTATTATCAGATGACGCCGCAGGAATTCAGGGACAGATACCGATTGGGAATGGAGTGA